A region of the Callithrix jacchus isolate 240 chromosome 10, calJac240_pri, whole genome shotgun sequence genome:
TGACTCATCAGTGTGGGATGAGTGATggctcttttctcctttccctttcccactGAGATATATCACTTTTTATCTGCTGATTAGAGAAActatagtttaatatttttatttaaaatcaaacaCAGACTCCTAAAAACCTTCTCATCATCTTATATCTGTTCCCaaagattccattaaaaaaatgaaatcatttggCACACCTCTGGGTGAATAATCCTGACATGTACCCaccagagaaagggaaaggaggctTTTCTctgaaacaataacaaaaacccaaaaataaaaaaattatctactCTTTACAAAACATTTCCCCACACTTCGTGTCAAGAGAATGACTGAGAAAACAGGAGTCACTAGTGTGGTTTATTGATTATGTCACCGAGTGTCAAGACTAAATGACTTTCCCATGATCATTGTTAGAGCAGAACTGGAACTTCAACAAATTCTTCTGAAGATGAAAGTCCAGTAATCTTTGATTCATTGCTTTTGTGTGCAGAAAGAGGTTTTGTAAGGCGTGcataaatttacatattatagTATACAAGATGTGTGGTCCAAACCAACCATAGGGTATCATGGGCCTATTTTCTCTGACTCATGCCACCAACACACACTTTATGTATTCTCAGAGGTTGGCTGCCTGGACCAGCTGAAATCTGAGAATTCTAATGAATCACAGAGCGTTCTCACTTTTGTTAAATCCCATCTGACtccatagctttaaaaaaaattctcactgaTCTTGCCTAAGTTACCAATATTTATATTTGCATCCCCAAGTAAGTGATCTTTTCTAATGCTGTTATCAATTAGTGCCTTCAAATGCTTATCATCAAATCCACATTTTATTGCTTGttcttacatttatattatgaaaaTTTGCACTTTTTGAAGGAGCACATCAATGACTAGGGTAGCAAAGCTGGGCAACATGGAGTTCTATGTGCTTTGGAAACACACACAAGTGGGTCACTCTTTTATGTTACTTTCCAGCTACCCAAAAGTCCCTAGAGTTCCACCAATTGAATTTCCTCAAACATATTGAAGAAAAGTCAATCtgtaaaatttactattttgttgtatttgttCAGATATTTCTtacttgtgtatttgtttttccaCTGGATGTGTATATCTACTCTTCCAATAGAACCATTTTTCTACTGATCTTTTAGGTCTCACAAAGTCTGAGAAACCTTTACCTCAATACTACCAGTCAAGATGAAGAGCACCATGAAAAGTGACCTGTAAGTTTCAGGCCATTACAGTGCTTTTCAAATATAGTGATTTGttctttcgttttgtttttattttctgggttATATGATTTACAAtgaattcaacaatatttattctgCATGCATAGCTGTATCCCCAGCATATTATCCTATCCTCTTACATATAGTAACTTAATATCGTCTTTATACATTCCATTTTCCCATACCTAGAAATCTCTCACAAATGACTAAATTATCATCTTTGTTGTCACTGAAAGTCAGGCTGGTGAACATGGAATGAACAGGTAGAATTCTCAAGGAGCAACTTCTGTACAACAGATTTCCATTGCATTACCTGGAGTAAATATTTTCCTCTTATGCAAGGCTGGTAATGAGGCTCAATAACACTGCTTCCACCTTCCAGCTTACTGGCTTCCCAGGCATGGAGAAAGCACATCACTGGATATTCATCCCATTATTGGTAGTCTACATCTCCATACTTCTTGGCAATGGCACTCTTCTCTTTCTCATCAGGAATGATCATAACCTCCACGAGCCCATGTACTATTTCTTAGCTATGTTGGCAGCTACAGACCTTGGAGTGACATTGACCACAATGCCTACAGTGCTAGGTGTTCTGTGGTTAAATCACAGGAAGATTGGCCATGGAGCCTGTTTCTTGCAGGCCTATGTTATCCATACTCTTTCTGTCGTGGAGTCAGGTGTCCTGCTTGCCATGGCTTATGACCGTTTCATTGCCATCCACAACCCCTTAAGATATACCTCTATCCTGACCAACATCCAGGTAATGAAGATTGGTGTGGGGGTATTGACAAGGGCTGGTCTGTCCATTATGCCAATAGTTGTTCGCCTACACTGGTTTCCCTATTGTCGATCCCACGTGCTCTCCCATGCCTTCTGTCTACACCAAGATATCATCAAGCTAGCGTGTGCTGACATCACCTTCAATCGTCTCTATCCACTTGTAGCTGTATTTGCAATGGTCTTGTTGGACTTCCTCATGATCTTTTTCTCCTACATTTTGATTCTCAAGACTGTCATGGGCGTTGTTTCTGGAGAAGAAAGGGCCAAGGCCCTCAACACATGTGTCTCTCATATCTGCTGCATCCTGGTCTTCTATGTCACTGTAGTTGGTCTAACGTTTATTCATAGGTTTGGAAAGCACATTCCTCATGTGGTTCACATCACAATGAGCTACATCCACTTCCTTTTCCCACCTTTTATGAACCCGGTTATCTATAGCATTAAAACTAAGCAGATTCAGAGTGGTATACTTCACTTATTCTCCCTGTCTCACTCTAAGACATGACTTTGTTTCACTGCTCTCTGAGGAATAATTCAGGGAACCTGGACAGGATGATGACATTGCTGGCATAACTAGGGAAAGTCATCTCAGTGAGAACTAACCAATCCCTCAGCATTTCAATGGAAATCAACCAATCCCTCTCCTACTTAGAGCATTATTTCACCCTGCCTGTCTATTGCTAATTTGTATGTggtataaaatatgtacaacacTAAGCACATATCTCAGTGCTCAACTGACATTGTTTTCTCCAGGTAGTTTAACTCACACTGTTTCATTAGCCTATGGCGGCACCATAAGTATACATACAAACttacctgcacacacacactattatatatattaaatttataatttatatatttataatttaaatatataaatatttgtaatttaaatatatattaaatatataattgatgtatttataatttataaaaacctCTGGCTTTGTCCAAGCTGTGGTGACCCTCTTGTACTTGATCCCTTCTCATCAACTGTAAAGTTGCTTTCTCCAGACCAGAATTTAATTTATCTGCACCAAGTGCATGGTATTGAGGGGCTGCCCTATAGAAGATGTGATGGATTATTCTGCTGTACAAGATTATCTTATTCCCTTGCCTAGATAGGAGCCACTGCAGCTGGACGTAGGCTAGTTGGGATGAGCAGCTAAGTAgtcttctctcttgtttttatGAGATCAGTTCAAAAGATGGAACATATTCATTTATCCCTAAAAAACACTGTAAGAACAGCTCCTATATATTTCCATTGCTTTATGTTTATGCAATTCATCTTCACAGACTGTCCTAAGGTAATATAGGTGATGTTTTCTGTATCCGCAAATCATGTGTAACAATTATGGTTTCAGTGCTGTGTCATTTCAAATAAACCTTGGAAAATCTCTTACAATTaccttcaaaattaaaaagaaaaaaaaaagtagagt
Encoded here:
- the OR51B6 gene encoding olfactory receptor 51B6, which encodes MRLNNTASTFQLTGFPGMEKAHHWIFIPLLVVYISILLGNGTLLFLIRNDHNLHEPMYYFLAMLAATDLGVTLTTMPTVLGVLWLNHRKIGHGACFLQAYVIHTLSVVESGVLLAMAYDRFIAIHNPLRYTSILTNIQVMKIGVGVLTRAGLSIMPIVVRLHWFPYCRSHVLSHAFCLHQDIIKLACADITFNRLYPLVAVFAMVLLDFLMIFFSYILILKTVMGVVSGEERAKALNTCVSHICCILVFYVTVVGLTFIHRFGKHIPHVVHITMSYIHFLFPPFMNPVIYSIKTKQIQSGILHLFSLSHSKT